In one window of Streptomyces griseus subsp. griseus DNA:
- a CDS encoding serpin family protein produces MNGPVTDTTTRARAVQHLADRWIRDALATGERADGGSFVCSPAGLWLALAAVAAGARGGTARELRALLGTADREAAPVVTAAARELALTGALGVATRVWSRVPVERAYRDALPDVRFDAMDAAAVDAWVCEATGGLIERLPLEITDETLLALVNVLALKARWERPFDARRTRDLPFTDASGTTRPVATMARDVPLADVRAVDGAYVVELRCAGGAGGGARVRFVLGEPGAGARDVLPAGWADRAAGARPEADRVSIALPRLTLRTRIAVTGQLPALGIRLATSDAADFSGLSPEPLALSAVVQEAVLKVAEEGVEAVAVTVVAARAAGAIAPPRRLLHLAFDRPFGIVVLPADGEVPLFTAWQADIPSDLPER; encoded by the coding sequence ATGAACGGACCCGTCACCGACACCACGACCAGGGCCCGGGCCGTCCAGCACCTGGCCGACCGCTGGATACGCGACGCCCTGGCCACCGGAGAGCGTGCGGACGGCGGCAGCTTCGTCTGCTCGCCCGCCGGGCTGTGGCTGGCGCTCGCCGCCGTGGCCGCTGGGGCGCGCGGCGGGACCGCCCGGGAGCTGCGGGCGCTGCTCGGTACGGCGGACCGGGAGGCGGCGCCCGTCGTGACGGCGGCGGCCCGCGAGCTGGCGCTGACCGGTGCGCTGGGGGTGGCGACCCGGGTGTGGAGCCGGGTGCCGGTGGAGCGCGCGTACCGGGATGCGCTGCCGGACGTCCGCTTCGACGCGATGGACGCGGCGGCCGTCGACGCCTGGGTGTGTGAGGCCACCGGCGGGCTGATCGAACGGCTGCCCCTGGAGATCACGGACGAGACCCTGCTCGCCCTCGTCAACGTCCTGGCGCTGAAGGCCCGCTGGGAGAGGCCGTTCGATGCCCGGCGGACCCGCGACCTGCCGTTCACCGACGCGTCCGGGACGACCCGCCCGGTGGCGACCATGGCCCGGGACGTACCGCTCGCCGATGTCCGGGCGGTGGACGGTGCGTACGTCGTCGAGTTGCGCTGCGCCGGAGGGGCGGGCGGCGGGGCCCGGGTCAGGTTCGTGCTGGGGGAGCCGGGCGCGGGCGCCCGCGATGTGCTGCCCGCCGGATGGGCGGACCGGGCGGCCGGTGCCCGGCCCGAGGCGGACCGGGTGAGTATCGCGCTGCCGCGCCTCACCCTGCGTACGCGCATCGCCGTCACCGGACAGCTGCCCGCCCTCGGCATCCGGCTGGCCACCTCCGACGCGGCCGACTTCTCCGGACTCTCGCCCGAGCCGCTCGCCCTCTCCGCCGTGGTCCAGGAGGCCGTGCTGAAGGTCGCCGAGGAGGGGGTGGAGGCCGTGGCGGTGACGGTGGTCGCGGCGCGGGCCGCGGGGGCGATCGCGCCGCCGCGGCGGCTCCTGCACCTCGCCTTCGACCGTCCGTTCGGCATCGTCGTGCTGCCGGCCGACGGCGAGGTACCGCTCTTCACCGCCTGGCAGGCGGACATCCCCTCCGACCTGCCGGAACGCTGA
- a CDS encoding GNAT family N-acetyltransferase — protein MTWTVTAERFDSPDATALRRDYYDEVASRYWQRPATEAEIAEGLADDGADLLAPPTGQFVVGRHEGKAASCAGLVLTEEAAPGSAELTRVYVRPAVRSTGGGGVLLAAIEEEARALGVRLLRLDTRLDLVEARGLYAKHGYAEVPAFHRRNPYAEVWFAKEL, from the coding sequence ATGACCTGGACCGTGACCGCCGAGCGATTCGACTCCCCCGACGCCACCGCGCTGCGCCGCGACTACTACGACGAGGTGGCGAGCCGCTACTGGCAGCGGCCCGCCACCGAAGCGGAGATAGCCGAGGGGCTCGCCGACGACGGCGCGGATCTGCTGGCGCCGCCGACCGGTCAGTTCGTCGTCGGCCGCCACGAGGGCAAGGCCGCGAGCTGCGCCGGGCTGGTGCTGACGGAGGAGGCCGCACCGGGTTCGGCGGAGCTGACGCGGGTGTACGTCCGCCCGGCGGTCCGGTCCACGGGCGGCGGCGGGGTGCTGCTGGCCGCGATCGAGGAGGAGGCGCGGGCGCTCGGGGTGCGGCTGCTCCGGCTGGACACCCGTCTCGACCTGGTCGAGGCGCGCGGCCTGTACGCGAAGCACGGTTACGCGGAGGTTCCGGCCTTCCACCGGCGCAACCCGTATGCGGAGGTCTGGTTCGCGAAGGAGCTGTGA
- a CDS encoding MDR family MFS transporter, whose product MAQQLSPPMVPGEGQSRRTVLVAIGALLLGMLLAALDQTIVSTALPTIVSELGGLDHLSWVVTAYLLAATAATPLWGKLGDQYGRKKLFQTAIVIFLIGSALCGMAQNMPQLIGFRALQGLGGGGLMVLSMAIVGDLVTPRERGKYQGLFGAVFGATSVLGPLLGGFFTQHLSWRWVFYVNLPIGVVALLVIAAVLHIPVRREKHTIDYLGTFLIASVATCLILVASLGGTTWAWASAQIIVLAVLAVVLLIAFVAVERRAAEPVLPLKLFRIRTFSLVAVISFVIGFAMFGAMTYLPTFLQVVHGITPTMSGVHMLPMVLGLLLTSTASGQIVSRTGRWKVFPLAGTALTAAGLLLLHRLTPDSSTWDMSLCFFVFGAGLGLVMQVLVLVVQNAVSYQDLGVATSGATFFRSIGASFGVAIFGTLFTNRLTGQLDRALAGRSVPPGADAERLAADPRAIQTLPADLRPTILEAYSTSITDVFLYAAPVVLIAFVLAWFLREDKLRGSVTAPDTSQTLASNPVERSSYDECARALSVLATREGRREIYEKITARAGYDLLPAASWLLLRIKRHGTVEPARLAEVAPVPLRVITEAARQVEGRGLVRREGVQMILTEAGAEAVVRLSQAREESLAELLGDWWGPERPTDLVKLVAELTAEVSGSSRERPHLPAQPRDHAADRHHDIDHPDHLGHRDHPDGRDHPDGPDPRP is encoded by the coding sequence ATGGCCCAGCAGTTGAGCCCGCCCATGGTCCCCGGCGAGGGGCAGTCCCGCCGGACCGTCCTGGTGGCGATCGGCGCACTGCTCCTCGGCATGCTGCTCGCGGCACTCGATCAGACCATCGTCTCCACGGCGCTGCCCACGATCGTCAGCGAGCTCGGCGGCCTGGACCACCTCTCCTGGGTGGTCACCGCCTATCTGCTGGCGGCGACGGCGGCGACACCGCTCTGGGGAAAGCTCGGCGACCAGTACGGCCGCAAGAAGCTCTTCCAGACCGCGATCGTCATCTTCCTGATCGGCTCCGCCCTCTGCGGCATGGCCCAGAACATGCCCCAGCTCATCGGCTTCCGCGCTCTCCAGGGGCTCGGCGGCGGCGGGCTCATGGTGCTCTCGATGGCGATCGTCGGAGACCTCGTCACCCCCCGCGAACGCGGCAAGTACCAGGGTCTCTTCGGTGCCGTCTTCGGCGCGACGAGCGTGCTCGGACCGCTGCTCGGCGGGTTCTTCACCCAGCACCTCAGCTGGCGCTGGGTCTTCTACGTCAACCTGCCGATCGGCGTGGTCGCGCTGCTCGTCATCGCGGCCGTGCTGCACATCCCGGTCCGCCGTGAGAAGCACACCATCGACTACCTCGGCACCTTCCTCATCGCCTCCGTCGCCACCTGCCTGATCCTCGTGGCGTCCCTCGGCGGCACCACCTGGGCCTGGGCATCGGCCCAGATCATCGTGCTGGCCGTGCTCGCCGTGGTGCTGCTGATCGCGTTCGTCGCCGTGGAGCGTCGGGCGGCGGAACCGGTGCTGCCGCTGAAGCTCTTCCGGATCAGGACCTTCAGCCTCGTCGCCGTCATCAGCTTCGTCATCGGTTTCGCGATGTTCGGCGCGATGACCTACCTGCCCACCTTCCTCCAGGTGGTCCACGGGATCACGCCGACCATGTCCGGTGTGCACATGCTGCCGATGGTCCTCGGCCTGCTGCTCACCTCGACGGCCTCCGGCCAGATCGTCAGCCGCACCGGCCGCTGGAAGGTCTTCCCGCTCGCGGGCACCGCCCTCACCGCCGCCGGCCTGCTGCTCCTGCACCGCCTCACCCCGGACAGCTCGACCTGGGACATGAGCCTCTGCTTCTTCGTCTTCGGCGCCGGGCTGGGCCTGGTCATGCAGGTGCTCGTCCTCGTCGTGCAGAACGCCGTCTCCTACCAGGACCTCGGCGTCGCCACCTCCGGCGCGACGTTCTTCCGCTCCATCGGGGCCTCGTTCGGCGTGGCCATCTTCGGCACCCTCTTCACCAACCGGCTCACCGGCCAGCTCGACCGCGCCCTCGCGGGCCGGTCCGTGCCGCCGGGCGCCGACGCCGAACGGCTGGCGGCCGACCCCCGGGCCATCCAGACGCTCCCGGCCGACCTGCGCCCCACGATCCTGGAGGCGTACTCCACGTCCATCACGGACGTCTTCCTGTACGCGGCACCCGTCGTCCTCATCGCCTTCGTGCTGGCCTGGTTCCTCCGGGAGGACAAGCTCCGCGGCTCGGTGACCGCCCCCGACACCAGCCAGACGCTCGCCTCGAACCCGGTGGAGCGCTCCTCGTACGACGAGTGCGCCCGCGCGCTCTCGGTGCTCGCCACCCGGGAGGGCCGCCGCGAGATCTACGAGAAGATCACCGCGCGCGCCGGGTACGACCTGCTGCCCGCCGCCAGTTGGCTGCTGCTGCGGATCAAGCGGCACGGCACGGTGGAGCCCGCCCGGCTCGCCGAGGTGGCCCCCGTACCGCTCCGGGTGATCACCGAGGCGGCCCGGCAGGTGGAGGGGCGCGGGCTGGTCCGCCGAGAGGGGGTCCAGATGATCCTCACCGAAGCGGGGGCCGAGGCCGTCGTCCGGCTCTCCCAGGCCCGGGAGGAGTCCCTCGCCGAGCTGCTGGGGGACTGGTGGGGGCCCGAGCGCCCCACCGACCTGGTCAAGCTGGTCGCCGAGCTGACCGCGGAGGTCAGCGGGTCCAGCAGGGAACGCCCGCACCTGCCGGCGCAGCCCCGCGACCACGCGGCGGACCGGCACCACGACATCGACCACCCGGACCACCTAGGGCACAGGGACCACCCGGACGGCCGTGACCACCCGGACGGCCCGGACCCCCGGCCCTGA
- a CDS encoding peptidoglycan-binding domain-containing protein gives MTGHACPECGRRTAGEPGTEHRVPCRCGTDTGATPLTGDELRAARSAEMAAAEDFDPLRIRPYVTLGDGAAPGGGDAGAGAGGPVQESVDDAATTMPLPLDGGVGPGADSRPGMGTGDGSRASADSRTSVGPGADFRTGAGTAPPSAPGAPPAADESRRRTTAPGTGLGAPDPVQPRRRRPLAVLAVGAAVAAAVGTAAFAGGLFDRDGSQDEALPEATTSAPDTADEPAAASVAPSPSPSAAPSREASASPTPSASASPSASASPSESAEPSPAASAPATPAPGTPSASATGGEVLPSAAPPAELAPSSLRRGDQGPQVTVLQNRLKEVWLYHGDTDGNFNDRVENAVRIYQSYKAIQGDPAGVYGPNTRRALEAETTGQGRG, from the coding sequence ATGACCGGACACGCATGCCCGGAGTGCGGCAGACGGACGGCAGGCGAGCCCGGCACGGAGCACCGGGTGCCCTGCCGGTGCGGTACGGACACGGGCGCGACGCCGCTCACGGGGGACGAGCTGCGCGCCGCCCGCTCGGCGGAGATGGCGGCGGCGGAGGACTTCGACCCGCTGCGGATCAGGCCGTACGTGACGCTGGGGGACGGCGCCGCGCCTGGGGGCGGGGATGCCGGTGCCGGTGCCGGTGGGCCCGTGCAGGAATCCGTGGACGACGCGGCCACCACGATGCCGCTGCCTCTGGACGGCGGGGTGGGGCCGGGCGCGGATTCCCGTCCGGGCATGGGCACGGGGGATGGCTCCCGTGCGAGCGCTGATTCCCGTACGAGCGTCGGCCCGGGAGCTGACTTCCGTACGGGCGCGGGTACGGCCCCGCCGTCCGCCCCCGGCGCTCCCCCGGCCGCCGACGAGAGCAGGCGGCGCACCACGGCCCCCGGCACGGGCCTCGGCGCCCCCGACCCCGTGCAGCCGCGCCGCAGGCGCCCCCTAGCGGTCCTGGCCGTGGGGGCGGCCGTGGCGGCGGCGGTCGGCACGGCGGCCTTCGCCGGAGGGCTCTTCGACCGGGACGGGAGCCAGGACGAGGCATTGCCGGAGGCGACCACGAGCGCCCCGGACACGGCGGACGAACCGGCGGCGGCCTCCGTCGCCCCGTCCCCCTCCCCCTCGGCCGCTCCGTCCCGTGAGGCGTCGGCCTCGCCCACCCCCTCCGCATCCGCCTCCCCGTCCGCCTCCGCCTCCCCTTCGGAGAGCGCCGAGCCGAGCCCGGCCGCCTCCGCCCCGGCGACGCCGGCCCCCGGCACCCCGTCCGCGTCGGCGACCGGCGGCGAGGTGCTGCCGTCCGCCGCGCCGCCGGCGGAGCTGGCCCCTTCCTCGCTGCGGCGCGGCGACCAGGGCCCGCAGGTGACCGTGTTGCAGAACCGGCTCAAGGAGGTGTGGCTCTACCACGGCGACACGGACGGGAACTTCAACGACCGCGTGGAGAACGCCGTGCGGATCTACCAGTCGTACAAGGCGATCCAGGGCGACCCGGCCGGTGTGTACGGGCCGAACACCCGGCGCGCGCTGGAGGCGGAGACGACCGGGCAGGGGCGCGGCTGA